The following proteins are co-located in the Pseudomonas antarctica genome:
- the acs gene encoding acetate--CoA ligase: MSAASLYPVRPEVAANTLTDEATYKAMYQQSVVNPDGFWREQAKRLDWVKPFTVVKQTSFDDHHVDIKWFADGTLNVSYNCLDRHLAERGDQAAIIWEGDDPAESRTITYRELHEEVCKFANALRGQDVHRGDVVTIYMPMIPEAVVAMLACTRIGAIHSVVFGGFSPEALAGRIIDCKSKVVITADEGIRAGKKIPLKANVDDALTNPETSSIQKVIVCKRTNGNIKWNQHRDIWYEDLMKVAGTVCAPKEMGAEEALFILYTSGSTGKPKGVQHTTGGYLLYAALTHERVFDYRPGEVYWCTADVGWVTGHTYIVYGPLANGATTLLFEGVPNYPDITRVGKIVDKHKVNILYTAPTAIRAMMASGTAACEGVDGSSLRLLGSVGEPINPEAWDWYYKNVGQSRCPIVDTWWQTETGATLMSPLPGAHALKPGSAARPFFGVVPALVDNLGNIIEGAAEGNLVILDSWPGQARTLYGDHDRFVDTYFKTFRGMYFTGDGARRDEDGYWWITGRVDDVLNVSGHRMGTAEIESAMVAHPKVAEAAVVGVPHDIKGQGIYVYVTLKNGEEPNEALRLELKNWVRKEIGPIASPDVIQWAPGLPKTRSGKIMRRILRKIATAEYDGLGDISTLADPGVVAHLIETHKTMNVA; encoded by the coding sequence ATGAGTGCGGCTTCCCTGTACCCCGTTCGCCCCGAAGTAGCAGCCAACACGCTGACCGACGAGGCAACCTACAAGGCCATGTACCAGCAGTCGGTGGTCAACCCCGATGGCTTCTGGCGCGAGCAAGCCAAGCGCCTTGACTGGGTCAAGCCTTTCACCGTGGTGAAGCAGACCTCTTTCGACGACCACCACGTCGACATCAAATGGTTTGCCGATGGCACCCTGAACGTTTCCTACAACTGCCTGGACCGTCACCTCGCCGAGCGTGGCGATCAGGCAGCGATCATCTGGGAGGGCGACGACCCTGCCGAAAGCCGCACCATCACTTACCGCGAGCTGCATGAAGAAGTCTGCAAGTTCGCCAACGCCCTGCGTGGCCAGGACGTGCACCGCGGCGATGTAGTGACTATCTATATGCCGATGATCCCCGAAGCCGTGGTCGCCATGTTGGCCTGTACCCGCATCGGTGCGATTCACTCCGTGGTGTTTGGCGGTTTCTCGCCTGAGGCCCTGGCCGGTCGCATCATCGACTGTAAGTCGAAGGTAGTTATCACCGCCGATGAAGGCATTCGTGCGGGTAAGAAAATTCCGTTGAAAGCCAACGTCGACGACGCCCTGACCAACCCGGAAACCAGCAGCATCCAGAAGGTCATTGTGTGCAAGCGCACCAATGGCAACATCAAGTGGAACCAGCATCGCGACATCTGGTACGAAGATTTGATGAAAGTGGCGGGCACCGTGTGCGCGCCGAAAGAGATGGGCGCCGAAGAGGCGCTGTTCATCCTCTACACCTCCGGCTCCACCGGCAAGCCTAAAGGCGTGCAGCACACCACCGGCGGCTATTTGCTGTACGCAGCCCTGACCCACGAGCGCGTGTTCGATTACCGCCCGGGCGAAGTCTACTGGTGCACCGCTGACGTCGGTTGGGTCACCGGCCACACCTATATCGTCTACGGCCCGCTGGCCAATGGCGCGACCACGCTGCTGTTCGAAGGCGTGCCGAACTACCCGGATATCACCCGTGTGGGCAAGATCGTCGACAAGCACAAGGTCAATATCCTGTACACCGCGCCAACCGCGATCCGCGCGATGATGGCTTCCGGCACTGCCGCCTGCGAAGGTGTAGATGGCAGCAGCCTGCGCTTGCTCGGTTCGGTGGGTGAGCCGATTAACCCTGAAGCGTGGGACTGGTACTACAAGAACGTCGGCCAATCCCGTTGCCCGATCGTCGACACCTGGTGGCAGACCGAAACCGGCGCCACCCTGATGAGCCCACTGCCGGGTGCTCACGCCCTCAAGCCGGGTTCCGCTGCACGGCCGTTCTTCGGCGTGGTGCCGGCGCTGGTCGACAACCTGGGCAACATCATCGAGGGCGCTGCCGAAGGCAACCTGGTGATCCTCGATTCGTGGCCAGGCCAGGCGCGCACGCTGTACGGCGACCATGACCGTTTCGTCGACACCTACTTCAAGACGTTCCGTGGCATGTACTTCACCGGTGACGGCGCCCGTCGCGATGAAGATGGCTACTGGTGGATCACCGGTCGTGTGGATGACGTGTTGAACGTGTCCGGCCACCGCATGGGCACCGCCGAAATTGAAAGTGCCATGGTTGCTCACCCTAAAGTCGCCGAAGCGGCGGTGGTGGGTGTGCCGCATGACATCAAGGGCCAGGGCATCTATGTGTATGTCACTCTGAAAAACGGCGAAGAGCCAAATGAAGCGTTGCGCCTGGAGCTGAAAAACTGGGTGCGCAAAGAGATCGGGCCGATTGCTTCGCCGGACGTGATCCAGTGGGCGCCGGGCTTGCCGAAGACGCGCTCCGGGAAAATCATGCGCCGTATCCTGCGCAAGATTGCCACGGCTGAGTACGACGGGTTGGGCGATATCTCCACCCTGGCGGACCCGGGTGTGGTGGCGCATTTGATTGAGACGCACAAGACCATGAACGTCGCGTAA
- a CDS encoding DUF2790 domain-containing protein, whose translation MKALVVMALSSLCATAALADEAPTELAGQNTPIVEDYTYSTHLDVAKVLSMSTVPEVCQVVPVQMEYEDSQGQRHILNYQVMGNGCSNG comes from the coding sequence ATGAAAGCTTTAGTAGTGATGGCCCTCAGCAGCTTGTGCGCAACCGCCGCCCTGGCCGACGAAGCCCCGACTGAGCTGGCTGGCCAGAACACCCCGATTGTTGAGGACTACACGTACAGCACGCACTTGGATGTGGCCAAAGTATTGTCAATGAGCACGGTTCCGGAAGTCTGCCAAGTTGTACCGGTACAAATGGAATATGAAGACTCACAAGGTCAACGCCATATTCTTAATTACCAGGTAATGGGCAACGGTTGCTCTAACGGATAA
- a CDS encoding ribonucleotide-diphosphate reductase subunit beta, which translates to MLSWDEFDKEEEGEVAAKGANAGHATEANMDRLDGAGAAAAIEARAVTASDSAAIVRAKAALDKLDVAEGLAELEGSAARVAVDEKRMINCRADLNQLVPFKYDWAWQKYLDGCANHWMPQEVNMTADIALWKNPEGLTDDERRIVMRNLGFFSTADSLVANNLVLAVYRLITNPECRQYILRQAFEEAIHTHAYQYCIESLAMDEGEIFNMYHEIPSVAKKAAWGLKYTRSISDPKFETGTVETDKELLRNLVAYYCVLEGIFFYCGFTQILSMGRRNKMTGVAEQFQYILRDESMHLNFGIDVINQIKIENPHLWDAEMKEEATQMILQGTQLEIEYARDTMPRGVLGMNAAMMEDYLKFIANRRLSQIGLKEEYPGTTNPFPWMSEIMDLKKEKNFFETRVIEYQTGGALSWD; encoded by the coding sequence ATGCTGAGCTGGGACGAATTCGACAAAGAAGAAGAAGGCGAAGTCGCCGCTAAAGGCGCCAACGCCGGCCACGCCACCGAAGCCAACATGGACCGCCTCGACGGTGCCGGCGCCGCTGCCGCCATCGAAGCCCGCGCCGTCACCGCCAGTGACTCCGCCGCCATCGTGCGCGCCAAGGCCGCCCTGGATAAACTCGACGTCGCCGAAGGCCTCGCTGAGCTCGAAGGCTCCGCCGCCCGCGTCGCCGTTGACGAAAAGCGCATGATCAACTGCCGCGCCGACCTCAACCAACTCGTGCCCTTCAAGTACGACTGGGCTTGGCAAAAGTACCTCGACGGCTGCGCTAACCACTGGATGCCGCAAGAGGTCAACATGACCGCCGACATCGCCCTGTGGAAAAACCCCGAAGGCCTGACCGACGACGAACGCCGCATCGTCATGCGCAACCTGGGCTTCTTCTCCACTGCTGATTCGTTGGTCGCGAACAACCTGGTGCTGGCCGTGTACCGCCTGATCACCAACCCGGAGTGCCGCCAGTACATCCTGCGCCAGGCCTTCGAAGAAGCGATCCACACCCACGCCTACCAGTACTGCATCGAATCGCTGGCCATGGATGAAGGCGAGATCTTCAACATGTACCACGAGATCCCATCGGTGGCTAAAAAAGCCGCGTGGGGCCTGAAGTACACCCGTTCGATCTCCGATCCGAAGTTCGAAACCGGCACCGTCGAAACCGACAAAGAACTGCTGCGCAACCTGGTCGCCTACTACTGCGTCCTCGAAGGCATCTTCTTCTACTGCGGCTTCACCCAGATCCTGTCCATGGGCCGCCGCAACAAAATGACCGGCGTGGCCGAGCAGTTCCAGTACATCCTGCGCGACGAGTCGATGCACCTGAACTTTGGTATTGACGTGATCAACCAGATCAAAATCGAAAACCCACACTTGTGGGATGCCGAGATGAAGGAAGAAGCGACCCAGATGATCCTGCAAGGGACGCAGCTGGAGATTGAATATGCGCGCGATACCATGCCGCGTGGGGTGCTGGGCATGAATGCGGCGATGATGGAGGACTACCTCAAGTTCATCGCGAATCGTCGTCTGTCGCAGATTGGGTTGAAGGAAGAGTATCCGGGGACGACGAATCCGTTCCCTTGGATGAGCGAGATTATGGACTTGAAGAAAGAGAAGAATTTCTTTGAGACTCGGGTTATTGAGTACCAGACTGGTGGGGCGCTGAGCTGGGATTAA
- a CDS encoding Bro-N domain-containing protein, whose protein sequence is MPSRYLLDLPSATSLVTSEPSIAVVFTHHNLQLHALLLENQAWFCARDLGRLMGWYLDERTTRKLDEDQRRTLNLLFHGQPEQMLMISESGAYALLVYHYTPGNRLLRSWLTHEVVPTLRDERQPRTMERPLLSMLDWPEMSLNLLHWQDEGWIRLRDMPYLLVNRTYRRESAKTAWWRKLIQLFRMTQRLYQIRRQPNPTDS, encoded by the coding sequence ATGCCTAGCCGATATCTGCTCGACTTGCCTAGCGCCACGAGTTTGGTCACATCTGAACCTTCTATTGCCGTCGTGTTCACCCACCATAATCTTCAATTACACGCTCTCCTTCTAGAAAACCAAGCGTGGTTCTGCGCGCGTGACCTTGGGCGTTTGATGGGGTGGTATCTCGATGAGCGGACGACTCGCAAGCTCGATGAGGATCAACGAAGAACCTTAAACCTGCTGTTCCACGGTCAACCGGAACAAATGCTGATGATCAGTGAATCCGGTGCCTACGCGCTGCTGGTCTATCACTACACACCTGGGAATCGGCTACTGCGTAGTTGGCTCACTCATGAAGTCGTTCCAACTTTACGGGACGAGCGTCAGCCACGCACGATGGAGCGGCCGTTGTTGAGCATGTTGGATTGGCCGGAGATGTCGTTGAATCTGTTGCATTGGCAGGATGAAGGCTGGATTAGGCTTCGAGATATGCCGTATTTGTTGGTGAATCGGACCTATCGGAGAGAATCAGCAAAGACTGCGTGGTGGAGAAAGCTCATTCAACTGTTCCGAATGACGCAGCGACTTTACCAAATTCGACGACAACCAAATCCGACAGACTCGTAG
- a CDS encoding HNH endonuclease → MDIAKDKTDWNDAELTAAVEAYLKMLAWEKSGQPFNKALENRLLREGPVAGRAKGSIELRMQNISTVLVRMGWDRIEGYKPAKNVGTGVEQRIRQALAAQGVFESEDAAQTADEQTLIRRASKLQQQPFQKLPDGIANPQKVSTVSTAFVRDPKVRAWVLKEAKGICEGCGSNAPFEVDGLPFLEVHHVKHLAQKGSDRTTNAVALCPNCHQRCHRSSDRDAFTETLYAKIGRLARE, encoded by the coding sequence ATGGATATTGCAAAAGACAAAACGGACTGGAACGACGCGGAATTGACAGCGGCAGTCGAGGCGTACTTGAAGATGTTGGCCTGGGAAAAGAGTGGCCAGCCTTTCAACAAAGCACTCGAAAACCGCCTTCTGCGTGAAGGGCCGGTGGCAGGGCGTGCGAAGGGTTCTATTGAACTTCGCATGCAAAATATCTCCACCGTGCTCGTCCGTATGGGCTGGGACCGTATTGAAGGTTATAAGCCTGCGAAGAATGTGGGGACTGGCGTAGAGCAACGCATCCGCCAAGCGCTTGCCGCGCAGGGTGTATTCGAATCCGAAGACGCAGCCCAAACGGCAGATGAGCAAACGCTTATCCGCCGCGCATCCAAACTGCAGCAGCAACCTTTCCAAAAGCTACCGGATGGCATCGCCAATCCGCAGAAAGTGTCGACCGTCAGCACTGCCTTTGTCCGCGACCCAAAGGTACGCGCCTGGGTACTCAAAGAAGCCAAGGGCATCTGCGAAGGCTGCGGTTCAAACGCGCCTTTCGAGGTCGATGGTTTGCCATTTCTTGAAGTACATCACGTCAAGCACCTCGCCCAGAAGGGTTCGGATCGCACGACCAATGCTGTAGCCTTGTGCCCCAATTGCCATCAGCGTTGTCACCGGTCGAGTGACCGGGATGCTTTCACCGAGACGCTTTACGCCAAGATCGGAAGATTGGCACGGGAGTAA
- a CDS encoding HAD-IB family hydrolase, which translates to MLEAGPVDAKVLSVFDFDGTLTHHDSFVPFLKFAFGTGEFYGRMAKLAVPGLRFLLRQISRDELKAQLIRTFMTGVEKAWVQQQAEAYCQRYWTKLMRPKGLQSVEDEVKSGAVVTLCSASPALVLQPFANRLGIKLIGTELEVVDGVLTGKLTGNNCRCENKVLRLEAVYGDLGEYRLRAWGDTRGDRELLAAAQDAHFRHFHSKKKQGKLQR; encoded by the coding sequence ATGCTCGAAGCCGGCCCCGTAGACGCCAAAGTACTCTCCGTCTTTGACTTCGACGGCACCCTGACCCATCACGACAGTTTCGTGCCATTCCTCAAGTTTGCCTTTGGCACCGGTGAGTTCTACGGCCGGATGGCGAAGCTGGCGGTGCCTGGGCTGCGCTTTTTGCTGCGGCAGATCAGCCGGGATGAGTTGAAGGCGCAGTTGATCCGCACCTTTATGACCGGTGTGGAGAAGGCGTGGGTTCAGCAGCAGGCTGAGGCGTATTGCCAGCGCTATTGGACCAAGCTGATGCGCCCCAAGGGCTTGCAGTCGGTGGAAGATGAGGTGAAGTCCGGGGCGGTGGTGACGTTGTGTTCGGCGTCGCCGGCGTTGGTGTTGCAGCCGTTTGCGAATCGGCTGGGGATCAAGTTGATTGGCACTGAGCTCGAGGTGGTCGACGGGGTGTTGACGGGCAAGCTCACGGGGAATAATTGCCGCTGTGAGAACAAGGTGCTGCGGCTTGAGGCGGTGTATGGGGATTTGGGCGAGTATCGGCTGCGAGCCTGGGGCGATACGCGTGGGGATCGGGAGTTGTTGGCCGCGGCGCAGGATGCGCATTTTCGGCATTTTCATTCGAAGAAGAAGCAGGGCAAGTTGCAGCGGTGA
- a CDS encoding LysR family transcriptional regulator, translated as METPLSTSGNIPPKPGTRPPLQLSGLDFKLLRVFMAVVEAGGFSAAQNELNVGLAAISKQISDLEIRIGMRLCTRGREGFGLTEEGKLVYQASIELFTSVDSFRDKLSSAQNELIGDLSVGVIDNTVSDINSPLITALGKLHSESPKIRLRLQASQLDEVERGVVEGRLIVGIVPVYQRREEFDYFPLYEEKAHAYCAVGHPLFNASDITPEVVRQYEVVNHRYAIHRDKANFVTYDSQSASASQVEAVAILILTGRFLGFLPEHYAAPLVREGRLRALCPEQVHLSTAFNLILRHNAPRSPMVKAFATALGVDLKAAT; from the coding sequence ATGGAAACCCCACTTTCCACTTCTGGAAACATACCGCCCAAACCCGGCACACGACCGCCGCTGCAACTGAGCGGGCTGGACTTCAAATTGCTGCGCGTGTTCATGGCCGTGGTCGAAGCCGGCGGCTTCAGCGCCGCGCAAAACGAGCTGAACGTGGGCCTGGCGGCCATCAGCAAACAGATCTCCGACCTCGAAATCCGCATCGGCATGCGCCTGTGCACACGGGGCCGCGAAGGTTTTGGCCTGACCGAAGAAGGCAAGTTGGTGTACCAGGCTTCCATCGAGTTATTTACCTCGGTGGACAGTTTTCGCGACAAACTTAGTTCGGCGCAAAACGAGCTTATTGGTGACCTTAGTGTCGGCGTTATTGATAACACCGTATCCGACATTAATTCGCCGCTGATTACCGCTTTAGGGAAACTGCACAGCGAATCGCCAAAAATTAGATTGCGCCTACAGGCCTCGCAACTGGACGAAGTTGAACGCGGCGTGGTGGAAGGGCGGCTGATCGTCGGCATCGTGCCGGTGTACCAACGCCGCGAAGAATTCGACTACTTCCCGCTCTACGAAGAAAAAGCCCACGCCTACTGCGCCGTAGGACACCCACTGTTCAACGCGAGCGACATTACGCCGGAGGTGGTGCGCCAATACGAAGTGGTCAACCACCGGTATGCGATCCACCGCGACAAGGCCAACTTCGTCACCTACGACAGCCAGTCCGCCTCGGCCTCACAGGTGGAAGCCGTCGCCATCCTGATCCTCACCGGCCGCTTCCTCGGCTTCCTGCCGGAACACTACGCCGCGCCACTGGTCAGGGAAGGGCGCCTGCGCGCACTGTGCCCGGAACAGGTTCACCTGAGCACCGCGTTCAACCTGATCCTGCGCCACAACGCGCCAAGAAGCCCGATGGTAAAAGCCTTCGCAACAGCCCTGGGCGTAGACCTCAAGGCCGCGACATAA
- the argH gene encoding argininosuccinate lyase — protein sequence MSQPTDRLWGARFKTGPSAALAALSRCPERYFRLTPYDLAGSRAHARELQRAGLLDESETLRTLEALDRIGEDFAAGRLHPTLDDEDVHTFIERVLTERLGALGGKLRAGRSRNDQTANDLRLFLRDHARTITTEVLGLQQALVEQAEQHVDSICPGFTHLQQAQPIVFAHHLLAHAQSMLRDVQRLVDWDARTALSPLGAAAMAGSAIARQPEHSAKEMGYTGPCENSIDAVASRDHVAEFLFVAGMLGVNISRLSEEFCLWSSRQFRWVVLDDAYATGSSIMPQKKNPDIAELARGKAGRLIGNLTGLMSTLKSLPLSYNRDLSEDKHSVLDSVDTLLLVLPAMAGMVATMKVQVEELRRQAPMGFTLATEVADWLATRGVPFKEAHEITGALVQACEKHEIELWEASPAMLAEVDARLLPEVRDCLTLEAAIAARSGWGGTAPERVREQIGRLKVALAEQQKWAESYQGFRI from the coding sequence ATGTCCCAGCCCACCGACCGCCTTTGGGGCGCTCGTTTCAAGACCGGTCCGTCTGCTGCACTGGCCGCGTTGTCGCGTTGCCCTGAGCGCTATTTCCGCCTGACGCCCTACGACCTGGCCGGTTCCCGTGCCCATGCCCGTGAGTTGCAGCGCGCCGGTTTGCTGGATGAGTCGGAGACCCTGCGCACCCTGGAGGCCCTGGACCGTATCGGTGAGGACTTCGCCGCTGGGCGCCTGCATCCAACCCTGGATGACGAGGACGTACACACCTTTATCGAACGCGTTTTGACCGAGCGCCTGGGCGCCTTGGGCGGCAAGCTGCGCGCCGGGCGTTCACGCAACGACCAAACGGCCAACGACCTGCGCCTTTTCCTACGTGACCATGCGCGCACCATCACCACTGAGGTGCTGGGTTTGCAGCAGGCGCTGGTGGAGCAGGCTGAGCAGCACGTCGACAGCATTTGCCCAGGCTTCACTCACTTGCAGCAGGCGCAACCGATTGTGTTTGCCCACCACTTGTTGGCGCACGCGCAGTCGATGTTGCGTGATGTGCAGCGCCTGGTGGATTGGGATGCGCGCACGGCGTTGTCGCCGTTGGGTGCTGCCGCAATGGCAGGCTCGGCGATTGCGCGCCAGCCCGAGCATTCGGCCAAGGAAATGGGCTACACCGGGCCGTGCGAAAACTCGATCGACGCCGTCGCCAGCCGTGACCATGTGGCGGAGTTTCTGTTTGTGGCGGGCATGCTCGGAGTGAACATTTCACGCCTGTCGGAGGAGTTTTGCTTGTGGTCGTCGCGCCAGTTTCGCTGGGTTGTATTGGACGATGCCTATGCCACAGGCAGCTCGATCATGCCGCAGAAAAAGAACCCGGACATTGCCGAACTGGCGCGGGGCAAGGCTGGGCGTTTGATTGGCAACCTGACCGGGCTGATGTCGACGCTCAAGTCGTTGCCGCTCTCGTACAACCGCGATTTGAGTGAAGACAAACACAGCGTGTTGGACAGCGTCGACACCTTGCTGCTGGTGCTGCCGGCGATGGCCGGGATGGTCGCGACCATGAAGGTGCAGGTGGAAGAGCTGCGGCGCCAGGCGCCGATGGGCTTCACCTTGGCGACCGAGGTGGCGGATTGGCTGGCCACGCGCGGTGTGCCGTTCAAGGAGGCGCATGAGATTACCGGCGCCTTGGTGCAGGCCTGTGAGAAGCATGAGATTGAGTTGTGGGAAGCCTCGCCGGCGATGTTGGCGGAGGTGGATGCTCGGTTGCTGCCCGAAGTGCGTGACTGCTTGACCCTGGAGGCAGCGATTGCGGCGCGCAGTGGTTGGGGTGGGACGGCGCCGGAGCGGGTTCGCGAGCAGATTGGGCGGTTGAAGGTGGCGTTGGCTGAGCAGCAAAAGTGGGCTGAGAGTTATCAGGGGTTTCGGATTTAA
- a CDS encoding amino acid ABC transporter permease has product MNQTPAERLEAERKLSENQFDITQYEHVPRRYYGRMFFATLIVIALAALLRAFANGQIEWSYIGQFLTSEAILWGLVNTIVMSILAMALGVVIGVITAIMRMSANPILRYVAITYTWLFRGTPLILQLLLWFNLALIFPVIAIPGLFSIDTVDLMTPFVAALLGLSINQGAYTAEVVRAGLLSVDTGQYEAAKSIGMPSLQALRRVILPQAMRVIIPPVGNEFISMVKMTSLASVIQYSELLHNAQNIYYANARVMELLIVAGIWYLAVVTVLSFGQSRLERRFARGAGKRS; this is encoded by the coding sequence ATGAACCAAACCCCGGCGGAGCGCTTGGAAGCCGAGCGTAAGTTGTCCGAGAACCAGTTCGATATCACGCAGTACGAGCACGTGCCGCGTCGCTATTACGGGCGGATGTTTTTTGCCACGTTGATCGTGATCGCCCTGGCCGCGTTGTTGCGCGCATTTGCCAATGGCCAGATCGAATGGTCCTACATCGGGCAGTTCCTCACGTCTGAGGCCATCCTGTGGGGCCTGGTCAACACCATCGTCATGTCGATTCTGGCGATGGCGCTGGGTGTGGTGATCGGGGTGATCACGGCGATCATGCGCATGTCGGCCAACCCGATCCTGCGGTATGTGGCCATCACCTACACCTGGCTGTTTCGCGGTACGCCGCTGATTTTGCAACTGCTGCTGTGGTTCAACCTGGCGCTGATTTTCCCGGTGATCGCGATTCCGGGCCTGTTCAGCATCGACACCGTCGACCTGATGACGCCGTTCGTGGCCGCCCTGCTCGGCCTCAGTATCAACCAGGGCGCCTACACCGCCGAAGTGGTGCGCGCCGGCTTGCTGTCGGTCGACACCGGCCAGTACGAGGCGGCCAAGTCCATCGGCATGCCGAGCTTGCAAGCGCTGCGTAGGGTGATTCTGCCGCAGGCCATGCGGGTGATCATTCCGCCGGTAGGTAACGAGTTCATCAGCATGGTGAAAATGACCAGCCTGGCCAGCGTGATCCAGTATTCGGAGCTGTTGCACAACGCGCAAAACATCTACTACGCCAACGCCCGGGTCATGGAGCTGCTGATTGTGGCCGGCATTTGGTACCTGGCGGTGGTGACTGTTCTTTCATTTGGTCAAAGCCGCCTCGAGCGTCGTTTTGCCCGCGGCGCCGGCAAGCGTTCGTAA
- a CDS encoding amino acid ABC transporter ATP-binding protein, with the protein MRSIVKAVNLNKYYDEYHALRDINIEVEQGEVMCIIGPSGSGKSTLLRCVNQLEKIDKGGLWVDGELVGYRVVGNKLHEMNESQIARQRLATGMVFQRFNLFPHMTVLQNIIEGPVQVLKRSPKEAIEDALELLARVGLADKRNAYPVELSGGQQQRVAIARALAMRPKLMLFDEPTSALDPELVGEVLSVMRDLATSGMTMIVVTHELGFAREVSNRMVFMDAGQIVEAGSPEEILISPQNPRTQSFISAVRT; encoded by the coding sequence ATGAGAAGCATCGTCAAGGCCGTCAACCTGAACAAGTATTACGACGAGTATCACGCGCTGCGCGACATCAATATCGAGGTCGAGCAAGGCGAAGTGATGTGCATCATCGGCCCGTCCGGCTCGGGTAAAAGCACGCTGTTGCGCTGTGTGAACCAGCTGGAAAAAATCGACAAGGGCGGCCTGTGGGTCGACGGCGAACTGGTGGGTTACCGCGTTGTCGGCAACAAGCTGCATGAGATGAACGAATCACAGATCGCCCGCCAGCGCCTGGCGACCGGCATGGTGTTCCAACGCTTCAATTTGTTCCCGCACATGACCGTGCTGCAGAACATCATCGAAGGCCCGGTGCAGGTGCTCAAGCGCTCGCCCAAGGAAGCCATCGAAGATGCGCTGGAGTTGCTGGCCCGCGTTGGCCTGGCGGACAAGCGCAATGCCTACCCGGTGGAATTGTCCGGCGGCCAGCAACAGCGTGTGGCCATTGCCCGTGCGTTGGCCATGCGCCCCAAGTTGATGTTGTTCGACGAACCCACGTCAGCCCTCGACCCGGAGCTGGTAGGCGAAGTGCTGTCGGTGATGCGCGATTTGGCCACCAGCGGCATGACCATGATTGTGGTCACCCATGAGCTGGGCTTTGCCCGCGAAGTCTCCAACCGCATGGTGTTTATGGACGCCGGCCAGATTGTGGAAGCCGGCAGCCCCGAAGAAATTCTAATAAGCCCACAAAACCCGCGTACCCAAAGCTTTATTTCTGCCGTTCGCACTTAA
- a CDS encoding ABC transporter substrate-binding protein codes for MKTLFIPTLLAGLMASTCVLAALPAAIKEKGEISAAIVPNYPPMDFKDTATNKLTGLDFDLGNALAERLGVKIKWQETGFEQMLSGLTTKRVDIVLSGMSDTAERQKAVTFIDYFTSGPQLYTLAKREDLKELTDLCGKKVGTSRRTTWPSEIAAWSKENCEAAGKPAIVVIGTEGSADARAQLQQNRLDAAMQGSETIPYLMSLDKGKYKPVGLAISKQFTGLGIEKSNTELVTAISEALQGMIEDGTYGKILKKWDLEQGAVEKISINAGQ; via the coding sequence ATGAAAACATTGTTTATCCCAACGTTGCTCGCAGGCCTGATGGCTTCCACCTGTGTATTGGCGGCATTGCCGGCAGCAATCAAGGAAAAAGGCGAGATCAGCGCGGCCATCGTGCCGAACTACCCGCCGATGGATTTCAAAGACACCGCCACCAACAAGCTCACCGGCCTGGATTTCGACCTGGGCAACGCCCTGGCCGAACGTCTCGGCGTGAAGATCAAGTGGCAGGAAACCGGCTTCGAGCAAATGCTCAGCGGCCTGACCACCAAGCGCGTGGACATCGTGCTGTCGGGCATGAGCGACACGGCCGAACGCCAAAAGGCTGTGACCTTCATCGACTACTTCACCAGCGGCCCGCAGCTGTACACCCTGGCCAAGCGTGAAGACCTCAAGGAGTTGACTGACCTGTGCGGTAAAAAAGTCGGCACCAGCCGCCGTACTACCTGGCCGTCGGAAATTGCCGCGTGGAGCAAGGAAAACTGCGAAGCGGCGGGTAAGCCGGCCATCGTGGTGATCGGCACTGAAGGCTCGGCGGATGCACGGGCGCAGTTGCAGCAGAACCGCCTGGATGCGGCGATGCAGGGCAGCGAGACGATTCCTTATCTGATGTCGCTGGACAAGGGCAAGTACAAGCCGGTGGGCCTAGCGATTTCCAAGCAGTTCACGGGGCTGGGGATTGAGAAGAGCAACACCGAATTGGTCACGGCGATCAGTGAAGCGTTGCAGGGCATGATTGAGGATGGGACGTACGGCAAGATCCTGAAGAAATGGGACCTGGAGCAGGGTGCGGTCGAGAAAATCAGCATCAACGCCGGCCAGTAA